TCACAAACCCGCTGCAGCCAGGACACGGCCAGGCCCACGAGATCCACGGGATCTCCTCCAGCccgaggcagcagctcctgccaggggaACATGGGATTTGCACAGCCTGTGGCATTATCCAAGGTGCCAGGAGTGTGGGAACAGGTGGAGTGTTCCATTCCACATCCATCCCACTCCAATCCCTGTCTGCATCCCCATCTCATCCCACATGCCATTCCCCACCCCTATCCACATCCTCATTCCCATCTCCATCCCACCTAACCCCCATTCCCACCACATCCCTATCCCCATCTCCTCCCACCCCTAACTCCATACAAACCCCATCCCACTTCCCTCTGCCCATCCCTATCCCCATCCCAATCATGCCCATATCCCATCTCCCTCCACATCCCATCCCCAACCCCATCCAATCCCCAGCTCtatcccattcccatctccatTCCTATCCCCCTCTACATCTCCACCCCCATGAGTTCCCTATCTCACCCCCATCCCACCCTCACCTACACTCCCATCCCAATCCTCATCCCACCCCCATCCAATattcattcccattcccattcccttcccttcccatcccatccccatccaatctcattcccatcccatcctatTCCTactcccattcccatcccatcctattcccattcccattcccatcccatcccaggcaCCACTCACCCGTGGCTGCACCTCCCCATCTCCATTCCTATCCCCCTCTACATCTCCACCCCCATGAGATCCCTATCTCACCTCCATCCCACCCTTACCTGCACTCCCATCCCTATCCTCATCCCTCCCCCATCCAATattcatccccatccccattcccttcccttcccatccccaACCCCATCCAATCCCCAGCTCtatcccattcccatctccaCTCCTATCCCCCTCTACATCTCCACCCCCATGAGATCCCTATCTCACCCCCATCCCACCCTCACCTGCACTCCCATCCCTATCCTCATCCCACCCCCATCCAATATTCATtcccattcccttcccttcccatcccatccccatccaaTCTCACTCCCATCCCATCCTATTCCTactcccattcccatcccatcctattcccattcccattcccatcccaggcACCGCTCACCCGTGGCTGCACCTCCTCCAGGCACCTGAAGGACATGATGAAGGAGTGGGCGATGGTGCCGCGCACGGGAATTCCATAGAGTTTTCCCGCCAGGATATTGCTGGTGCAGTCGAAGCCTGCGAGGAGGGACGGGGAGGACACCCAGGTGACGGCAGGGCCGCGGTGGCACCGGGTGCCGTGGGGTGGGACTCACCCCCAATGTAGGAATATTTGGATGCCGAGAGGGCTCCATCCGGCCCCTGCGCGCGGCGGAGCCCCATCTCCATGAGCTTCATGTCCGGGCCGGCGAGGAGACGGAATCTGGCAGCGTTGGTGGCCACCAGGCTGGGGGACAAAGGGGACAGGTcacacagagccagcacagccacggGGAAGGGGCTCCAGGACCTGCCTTGACTCGGTGGACAGGGATGTGGTGGAGTTGACCAAGGGAATGTGGGGGACAGGGAGATCCTAAGGGTGACCTGTGGGGGACCAGAATATCTCTCAGGAGaacctggggacagggagacCCTTCAGGGGACCACAGGGTGGGCTGGACATGGAAAGCCCTCAGGAAAACTtggggggacactgggacaccCTCCAGTAGTTAAATTCAACCAGAAGAATTCCAGCAGTTAAATTCCAGTAGGGGACTTGTGGGGTCATGGTACCCCCAGGACTGGGGTTTCCCAACCTCACATTTCTCTCCGGGTTGGGGGGTGCTGcactcccttccctgcccctctgcaTCTTCCAGAGGCTTTGGGATCATCACCCCAAAATACCTGGCATAGTTGACCAGGCACAGCAAGGTggtctccagcagctgcaccacCAGGAGCGGCCCCTTCACCTGCAGGAACGGCACCTGCGGGAACAGCGGTGACATCCCGgtctcccaggagcagggaggaactgggaaaggcaggaatggGGGTCCAGGGGATCCCAGAgttaaggaaaaggaaaggccTGGACCTGGAAGAGGTGGGATGGTCAGGAAAGGGGTTGTAGGGGGATGTTGGTGAAGGAAAAGGGGGTACAAGGGGATTCCAGTGCCAGGGAAGGGGTGCAGGGGGATTCTATTGCCCAGGAATGAGGGTCCAGATTGTCCCTGTACCTAGGATAGGGGTTCCAGAGGTTCCCAGTGTGAAGAAAAAGGGGATCACAGGGTGGGAACACCCAGGATGGCCAGGATGGGGGTTCAAGGGGTCCACGGTGTTGAGGAAAGGGGGGAGGGGGTGTTGAGGGCTGGGAAGGCAGGAACGGGGATCCAGGGGCTCCCAGGGTCAGGGAAAAGGGAggtgctgggaaaagcaggattgGAGTTCCAGGGGATCCCAGGTTCAAGGAAAATGGGAGGTCTGGGAGAGGTAGGATGGTCAGGAAAGAAGATGGAGGAGGGTCCCACCCTGGCAAAGACGACGGAGCCCTCAGGAATGGCAGTGACGGTCACCTCGGAGGCGTCCAGGGTGGCCAGGTAGTCAAAGAAGGCGTCGTCTGTGGTGCTGGGCAGGACAGAGCGCAGGTACGCGACATCTGCGGGGACAGCGCGGTGACACCGGGGACAAGGGACACAGGGGGAGGTGCGGGGGGAACACCGAGCCCCCCCATGGACAGGCGGGTGACAGCACAGAGCGAGACAGGGTGGCCCAAGTCCCCTCTGAGGGACATCTGTGGATCTCTGGAGggtgtcccagtgtccccccaCGTGTCCCTCAGGGTTCTTTGTGTCCACCcctgccctgtgtcccctgAAGGTCCCCTGAGTCCCTCTGAgagatgtccctgtccctttATGAGTTGTCCTGATCCCTTGCAGTCCCCCAGGGGGTCCCCAGTCCCCCAGGTGCCTCTGATAAACATCCCTGTCCCCCTCAGGTCCTCTTGAGGGATTGCCCTGTCCTCCCCCTCTCCCATGGGAATTCCCATCCCCAGATCACTCTCAGAGATGTCTCTGTCCCCCTTAAGTCTCCCTGAAACGCCCCCAGACACCCCTGGATTCTGTCCCATCCCTTACAAGTCTCCTTGAGTTGCTCCCCCATCCTCCCCTCGGGGGGAATTTCCCCCCTTCCCTCGCACCGCTCCCCGCTGTCCCTTCCTCACCCTGTACCCTGTCCCCTGGAGTTGTTCCAAAGTCTCCCTGGGAAGGttcccttcttcttcctctcccgACAACGCTTCTCCCGtcccttcctcatcctcccctcCGTCCCGCCCTGCGCCCTGGAATTGTTCCCCCGTCCCTCCAAGTCCCTCTGGGACCGTCCCCTCGCCCACCACTCCTCCCTACAACTCTGTCTCTCCCCTCCTTGTCCCCCGCTGTCGCCACGCACCGGCAGCGGAGAAGCGGAAGGCTCGGAGCCCCCGCAGCCCCTCGGCCAGGCCGGCCCCGAGCGCGAAGGAGCCGCGGAAGGGCGGGCGGCGGAAGAAGAGCTCTGCGGCGGCCGGGGCGCGGTGTCGCCCGGCCCGCCAGTGCCCGTAGGCCATGGACACCTGGTACAGGTCCGCCAGCGGCGCCATGGCGGGGCGGCGACACGGGGAcaggggaggggacacggggagggACGGGGGAGGAGCGGGGAAATAGGAGGGGTACGGAAGCACGGGGTGGGGGGAACGCGGGGATGGCGACACggggcagcagggatggcagcacaagggggacacggggatggCAGCACAAGGGGGACACGGGCCAGGGTTGGCGACACAGCTGGACACGCGGGGTGGCAGCGCACAGTGGACACGTGgcacagggatggcagcagaggGAGGATACAGGGACAGTGGGGACTACGGGgacagggcagcagggatggcaaCACACGGGTGATggtgacacaggacagggatggCGACAGACGCAGGACAATGGACACAGGGGATGGCAGCACACGGAGGAcgctgggcacagggatggtGGCCCATGAGAGACAGGACACCGGGGATGGCAGCACATGCAGGGGACACAGGCATGGTGACATGACAGAAATGGGACACAGAGGGCACACGTGgcaccagctgtgccagcagctggaccAGCAGGGGCTCAGGATGGCAGCACAGGGGACAaagtggcactgccagcactgctcgTGGGACAGCTAGGACCCTGTGAGGGACACGTGTCACATACAGTGACAAAACACTGGCCCCACCAGGACAAGGGACAACCTTGCAGCACAATTCCATGGAGCTTCTCGTGTTCCTCGTGGCCCCAAACCTTGGACTCTGGCACTGGGACAGACCTCGTGTTCCCAAAGTCAGGAATGTCACCTGGCCCAGTGCCAGGCCACATTCAGCTGAAATGACCTGGGCAGGGAGTTGGTGGGAAAAGAGGGATGAAATCCATCCCACTGCAGCAATTCCTAGGTGCTTCCTGGGTATTCATCCTGTTTTTTTGTAGAGTGGGGGTCTCTAAACCTTGGGAAAGGTGACTGGAAACACCCTGAGACCTtcattcccagccccaaaatTCAGGTCCATGTCTTGAGATCTTTGCTTCCATGAAGGATGAGGAAATCATGGAAcagtttaggttggaagagactttaaatTTCTCTCTTATTCCAATCCTCTGCaatggccagggacaccttccactagcccaggttgctcaaatATCCCAGAATCTCCCACCAAATCCCCCTGGAGAAGCTGCAACCGAGGGAAAAACCCACAACCCAACGTGCACTCCCAATGTTCATCTTTATTAATTCCGGGTTCGGAGGAAGGGGGGATAcagtttttccttctaaatCTTGTTAAAAGCAGCAATGTCCACACTCTGCACCTGGAAGGGGACAAAAGCTGGAGTCATCCAGGTGTTCCCAGGAAAACACACGAGTTAACGCCCCTCCCATGGGTTCCAGGCCCTTCCCACACCCCATTCCAAGACTTACGTAGTCCTCAAACTTGGTGATCTCCTCCTCCAGGATATCTGTCCCGACTTTCTCGTCCTCTACCACACACTGGATTTGGAGTTTCTTGATGCCGTATCCGACTGGGACCAGTTTGGAGGCTCCCCACACCAAGCCGTCCATGTGGACGGAGCGGACGCACTCCTCCATCTTGGCCATGTCGGTCTCGTCATCCcactggaaaaatgggaattgggAGGTTTTAGTGTATTCCTGGAGAGTGTCAGCAGTCCCAAAGAGTATCCAGGTGACACCTCTGGGAATGTCACAACTGATCCAAAGTGCCCGTTCTTGGttggagaaggctccagaagACCTTGGAGCCCCTTCCAGTACCTCAAGGAGATCCAAGAGAGGAACTTGGGACAaggatggagtgacaggataagagggaatggttttaaactggaaTAGGGTGAGATTAGATGGGCTATTGGAAAGAAATTCCACCCTGGGAGGCTGCTGAGGCCCTGGAatgaattcccagagaagctgtggctgcccctggaagcgtccaaggccaggctggagcaacctgggatagtggaaattgtccctgcctatggaatgagatgggatttaaggtcccaTCCATCCAAACCCATTCCAGGCTTCTACGGCAACAAATCCCACATCGCTCTGAGCCTTTATTTGGAATTCCACAGGTGCCACCACCATCCACCTGGATGAGAGAGGATTCCCAGCCTCCCCCACAGAGCTCCCAAATTCCAAAAGCCACTCACCGGCTTCACATCCAGCAGGATGGAAGACTTGGCGATGAGTCCCGGCTTCTTGGCCTTCTTCTCCGCGTACTGCCGGAGCCGCTCTTCCCGGACTTTGGCAGCTTCCTGGtcttcctcctcatcatcaCTCCCAAAAAGGTCGATGTCATCGtcctcatcatcctcagcagcagccGGCGTGGCTTTCTTGGCCGGGAGCTCCACTTTTTTTGAGGGAACGCTGAACGGTTCCACTTTCTTCACCAGATCGGAGgttttttaagggaaaaaagagagaaaagattaAACTGGTgttggagcagagcagccaaaaAAAGCTCAGGAATGGGAATCTCCACTGCTCACGACACTGAACAATCCTCATGCTGTGGGATTTAAAAAGGACTTATCAAAACACAACATTTGTCCACGTGGATCTTTGGTTTTAACTCCTAGAGAAAAATTCCAGCATTTTTCCAAGGCTCACCTGGGTTGGAGGAACAGGTGAGGGCTGGTGGGAAGTTGAGGATTTCTCCAGAGCATTCAGGCGGCTTTCCAGCTTGAAAATGGCCATCTGGAGGTCTGCAACAactggaaaaaggagagaaaaataggaaaaaggaCCTTAAATTCCCAGCTGCATGTCAGGTCTCCAGCCAGAACGAGGAATTCTCCCACTCACCACTGCGGAGGTTCTGGTTTTCCACTTCCAGGTGGGAAATTCGGGACAGGAGCTCATTTTGgtcaccagcagctccagaggaggTTGTGCTTGCACTCTGCAATGAGGAAAACCGGGGTGAAATTGAGttgtttctcctcttcctgaaaaaaacccatgaagcAAAGCAGAGTCGTGTCTTCAGGGAGGGAAGAAGTTCAGGAGCTGAACTAAAACCCAGGATATTTTCTCTAAATTAGAATAGAAACTAATGGAGCAGTTCTGTAAAATTAAGCATGGACTAAATCCCTAAAGGAATTTCAGCTGGCACCAAGGAGCAAAGGataaaatcacatttcccaCACCCAGATCCCAAAATGCCACTAAAACCACgtaacatttatataaaatccCACACCAAGCTCCTTAAAAATCCTGAAGTCCCTTggtctcctctcccagctcactGAGGGACAGGAATGACCTGCCTAAGGTAAcactgggaaagctggaaagaTCCCAGGAATGATACACTCCCACCTTTACAGCCCAGCCTTTTATTCCTCTCCCTAACAATTTCAATCTGCTTTAACACATCCTGACAGAATAATTATTCCAACCGTGCCTTCCAAAGGATtttttgacaggaaaaaaaaaaaaaaaaagaggttttctgggtttttttatgttaagGAGGTTCCTTATCCATCAATTTCAGGCagcaaaggggaagaaaataacaGGATTTGCCCTTGAATTGTCATTTCTaagtgaaaagaagagagaataatttattctttttccattctgaTGTGGAATCTCAGCAGTCACATAAgatggaaagagggaaaagcagggataAGATGTAGAATATGAGGCACAAGGTctgaatcatggaatggtttgggttggaagggattttaaggATCATCCAGACCAACACGTTtctccatcccaggctgctccaagtcctgtccaacctggccttggacacttccaggaataaGGCCGGGAAATACcaaaagaggcaggaaaaatttccatttctgcctCAGCTGTGGATTCAGGCTGAGGAAAGGCGAGTGCAGatccctgggcacagagctgggacaaCTCCCTGCTGTCAGATCTCATTATCCAGGTGTATCCCAGTGCCAAAGGAAAAACCCTGAGGAAGGAGAACTTGCTCCATCCTTGTCCCACCAAATCTTCTCCCGTTTTTCCACAGGCTCCATCCGTGCATGGCTCACTTACAGCGGAGCGTCCCGACTGTTTCTTGGGACGGGCACAAGGAGCTTCCTTGCTCCGAGCAGGCGtcttctgctgcaggatgggaaAAAGTTTGGGAAGATGGGAAAAGGTTTTGCAATTCCAGAGGGAACTCAAGCGCAGGGAAGAGCCGCATGCAAGGGGAAGTTATGGAGCGGTGGCGAAACAGCCTTGGCACTGCACACAAACATTCCCCCAGGAATTCTGGGGTCTTCTCCACAAACATCTCGGTGTCTGCAGGGAGCTCATGCAGCGCTGTGGGCTCATCACACCATGCCAGCCCTGATGCTCCAAGGATGGaaatcatggaattacagaGGTGTACAGAGGAAAATCCCTCTGATCCCATCGAGTCCAACAGTTCCCCCAAGGCCACCAGTGAGCAGGTcccccaaatgccacatccacagggatgttaaatccctccagggatggggactccacctCTGTGCCATGAGgaattttcctaatatcccagCTAAATTTTCCTTCTGGTGGTTTCCTTTCAGCCTGCCCCTCATTCCCTGGGAGTAGATCCCAATTCCCACCTGGGAATCCTGTCAGGGATTTGTGGAAATGAGAAGGTCCCCCctgaaactcattttttttttccaggctgagccctcccagctcccacagctaCTCCAGACCTTTCCCAatccattcccttccctggaaaCACCCCAGCCCCCCCAATCTCCTTCTTGTCATGAGGGCCCAAAACTGATCCCAGGATTGGAGGTGCCcgagcagtgccagcacagggggagGAAATTTCTCTTCCCTGACGATAATAATTCCTCAAAAAAACAGAGGGAAGAGCATGGGAAGAGCGAGGGATACCTGTCCCAAGCTGAAACAATCAAGAGATCTTAACTGGAACCCGTAAGACAATGCTAGAGGCACAACCATGTCCCAGATCCTCAACAATTATGGAAAAATTGCCTTTATGAGGCTGTGGGATCTTCCCTGAGGAGAGGATGCTCCAAGATTTGGGAATGTGGACACCACACCTCCACTATAGCACACAAAAAACATTCCCTCTTATAACTTCCAGCTCCACACAAGCATCTGTGAATTTTATCAGGGATAAGAATTCAAAATACCAAAGGTGGGGAGTTCCACAGCATcacttccctctcttcctctgaACTCTTGGACAAAACCTTcaaatccttcatttttaaGCCATGGTTTTTGCACTCAACCCACCTTAAAGCTGCAGCCCATGTGGAATATTTTGGATGGCTGAAGTGCTTGGGAAAACTGGGATTGTGCATAAATTATCCAAATAAATCAAATCCCTGGAAATTATGAAGGGTATGAAACAGGACTTCAGCTGAACAATTTGGGATATAAACATCTGTTATTCCCTGAAGTTTGAAAtcctaaaatacatttaatatatCAGAGACAATACAATTTTTCCTTGTGTTCAGGTGGAATTTCCTGTTCtacttcctgcttttccccataACCGAGGAACTCCAGACTCTCATCATATTCCAAGTGCTCATTCCTACGTTTTATGGCACAATCCCAGCCTGAAATTCCCAGCAAAAATGCACTAAACTCccattttcccatcttttcacAGCCATCTCTTCCCTTGCCACATCCTAAGACTCCTGAGAGTAActctggaggaaggaaagacaaaaatccTGGGACTTTTGCTCTTCCCGCTTTTCTCTGGATCACACAATGTAAATCTGGGGTTTGGGAATGCAAGGAAGAAATTTAAGAATGTTCTGAAGTCCAGCCTGGTTATCCAAGATTAACAATAATCCTTGAGGGATATTCCAACTATTTTTCAGCCACGTGGAAGATCCAACCCCTTTCCCAGGAACAAAAAATATCCAGCAGAGGAATTTTTTACATCCAGCACTAATCCTCAAACCATTTATATCCCAAAATTCCTGTCCTTTGACTTTGGGCTGTTGCTTTAGCCAATCCCTGTTACAACACCTGGATGCTCCAAACTTCTGGGATTCTCTCCCAAAAAAGCTCTTTAACAGGAGtcagggaagaaattcctcatCTTTGGCAAAACACTCTGGAAGATGAGGATGAGCAGCACTTCCAGGTGATTTGGGTTTAGATTCCCTGCCCCTTGCCCAATTCCAAAAGTTCTTCCCAAAGGAATTTTCGACCCTGTTTGGGATGGGGGCCTCATTTATCCActttctggagtttttttttaataaaatgagcCAGTTCAGGGAAATTTTTCCTTAAGCTGTTGGCTGAAATCCTGATTCCTTATATTCATCCCAAATGTCTGGCTCCTTTCTGTTGATATGGAATATTCCCCTTGGGAAAGGGGGAATTCCTTGTTGTTCCCTGATATTGGACTGTCCAAATAATGGATGGATTCCTTTGGGAGTCCACTGCAAATCAAGTCACCTGGGCTGTATTCCAtggattttctttcccataaaACCACTAATTAGtattttaacttccttttacaaaaaggaagatttattttaacaCTCTAGTCTGCACTCAGGATAAAAACCTCCACAAGTACATTCCTGAGCTCCTCCAGGATGCTCCAGTCCTGGAGCTTGTAGCCAAGCTGAATTCCCTGGATGCAGCAGatggaaaacaccttttttttttttgtttttttgcaaatacCCTAAAATGGAAGCAAAACGGGGAAGAGAAGGTGGCAGCCCAGTGTATCCCAAAAAAGAGCCACACACTCAGCGAGTTGGAACCTGTTAGTTAAAACCCATAGGAACATcccaccaggaaaaaaaaaaaaaaaacaaggaaaaataatttaaaaaaagggaaggaaaagcccAATTCAGGGAATTCTTTTAACCCAAATCCAGTTTTGGCAGCGCTGCGGGTGAGCAGCGCGTGGGGATGGGGGCGGAGCCGGTGGCACACGGCGCTGCACACCTTGGTCTTCTCCTCTAACTTCCAACCAAGAAGCCAAATGATCTATGGGATTAGAattccattaaagaaaaaaaaaaatatgggatGCAGGCAGCCAGCTGGTGAGAGCTTGGGTACTCACTCCGGCCAGCGATTTCTGGATATTCTCCCTGGCTCTGGCAATGTCGCGGAGGATCGTGCTGGCTCCGTTCTCCTGCAAACAGCGCAGAAAGAACCaagagtttctttttaaaaaataaaaaatattaaaacacgGGGAAAAAAGTTCATCagggaagttaaaaaaaaaaaaacaaaaaacaatgaaaggaaggaagagcGAGGGAATTGGGAAAATTGGGAATTGTTCTTTCCATGATTCAGCGATTTTTGCTGTAAGGATTGGGGTTAAATCGGGCAGTCTCTAGTCACGTGTCCAGAAGGATCATCCAGTCAAAGAGCTTTTAAATTCCCTGTGATTACCCTGAGAAGTTTGGGAAGCTGCCAGAGGGTTGGAGTGACTCCAGAACTCCTTAAAAACCCAGTCTGCGGCAGGATTTTTCCATAATATTACCTGAGTTCAGGCACAAGTGACAACCCTGACTCTGCTCTATCCAGAGGTGGGACCCAGAACaccaggaatttttttccctatgctCCCACTGCCATGCCTTAGCCTGGATTTCAAGACTCCCTCCCTGGAAATTCCATGATCCATTCACTCCTTGCCTTTCCCAGACTGCAACCCCCACCAGCAAGACCCAAGATGGGAAATTTCCCACAAACCCCCGAATCTCgagttaaacagaaaataaaggagaaacAGCCTCGACACATCCAGGTGGGCCCCActtcctgctgcttccaagGAGGTTTTAAGGATATTTTTCCATAGGGGAAGTGGCTGATAAATTTCTGCAGGATCTCCAAACATCCTTCAAACCACTTCTCCCAGGCCAAACTCCTCCACTGGAAGCTCCTGATGTGCCTTGAAATAGTTCAACTGTTCCAACAGGTTTTCACTCCAAAACCGACTTCCAGCATTCATCCAGAGCtcccaattttttttattcctgaccCCCcaggtgctgtgccagcacctaAGCCAGGATGGGCAGCAGGAATAGCTGGAATGTGCCTGCAAGTTATGATTTCATCAAAAAAGCTTTCCTGTAAAACGCTTGGAAAAGAGGCACTGAACACTCAGCATTCCAAAGGCACAAGCAGTTAGGAGCAGGAAGAGGTTTGGAAAGCTCTGAACCTTGGAACAGGAATAATTTTGGGATAATATTGaagctggaaatatttcagCCCAGCAGAATCATGCTTTGCCCTCCACCTTCCCCTTCCCAACTCACCGGTACCACGAACAGAGTCTTCCACTGGAACACCCGGAATATTTCCAGGAGAACaaaaagaaggataaaaaaaatcccccccccaaaaaatcttTGGAGCTGTGGTGCCTCTGTTCAATCTTTAGGTCGTTTGTATTCTCTTGGAATACCCCAAAAGACTGCTCCAAAATGGAAGCAAAGCAGCGTTTTCCCTGGATGAAAGGGGGCAGGGATGCTCTTTGCCCATAAAattggggatttggggatttcCAGCTCAATCTGTGCCCCCAGAAAtctcagcagcctggaaaaaTTCAGGACAACTG
The sequence above is drawn from the Parus major isolate Abel chromosome 2, Parus_major1.1, whole genome shotgun sequence genome and encodes:
- the EEF1D gene encoding elongation factor 1-delta isoform X9, encoding MAVDYFLHDKIWFEKYKYDDAERRFYEQMNGPMGAPSRQQENGASTILRDIARARENIQKSLAGQKTPARSKEAPCARPKKQSGRSASASTTSSGAAGDQNELLSRISHLEVENQNLRSVVADLQMAIFKLESRLNALEKSSTSHQPSPVPPTQKVEPFSVPSKKVELPAKKATPAAAEDDEDDDIDLFGSDDEEEDQEAAKVREERLRQYAEKKAKKPGLIAKSSILLDVKPWDDETDMAKMEECVRSVHMDGLVWGASKLVPVGYGIKKLQIQCVVEDEKVGTDILEEEITKFEDYVQSVDIAAFNKI
- the EEF1D gene encoding elongation factor 1-delta isoform X11, producing MAVDYFLHDKIWFEKYKYDDAERRFYEQMNGPMGAPSRQQSASTTSSGAAGDQNELLSRISHLEVENQNLRSVVADLQMAIFKLESRLNALEKSSTSHQPSPVPPTQKVEPFSVPSKKVELPAKKATPAAAEDDEDDDIDLFGSDDEEEDQEAAKVREERLRQYAEKKAKKPGLIAKSSILLDVKPWDDETDMAKMEECVRSVHMDGLVWGASKLVPVGYGIKKLQIQCVVEDEKVGTDILEEEITKFEDYVQSVDIAAFNKI
- the EEF1D gene encoding elongation factor 1-delta isoform X10, coding for MAVDYFLHDKIWFEKYKYDDAERRFYEQMNGPMGAPSRQQENGASTILRDIARARENIQKSLAGSASTTSSGAAGDQNELLSRISHLEVENQNLRSVVADLQMAIFKLESRLNALEKSSTSHQPSPVPPTQKVEPFSVPSKKVELPAKKATPAAAEDDEDDDIDLFGSDDEEEDQEAAKVREERLRQYAEKKAKKPGLIAKSSILLDVKPWDDETDMAKMEECVRSVHMDGLVWGASKLVPVGYGIKKLQIQCVVEDEKVGTDILEEEITKFEDYVQSVDIAAFNKI